A section of the Epinephelus moara isolate mb chromosome 3, YSFRI_EMoa_1.0, whole genome shotgun sequence genome encodes:
- the rnf14 gene encoding E3 ubiquitin-protein ligase RNF14 — MSEDKEAQEDELLALASIYDEEEFRQAETAQGGEIQLCLELPPDFKVVVKGEKKTEYNVCFLPPLVLNFELPADYPSTSAPVFTLSSKWMTKAQMSSLCRRLDELWEENQGCVILFTWIQFLKEEALDFLAIQSPLEVIRGGSKAGGAHRKTDPAATALTEASHSENADEKKREVSKEKSEPPLSVSSQLDPRAVLLMDPCADLLPQLLDFDEEQRQRVFDSKVFGCGICFAEKLGSSCLCFKECQHVYCKACMTEYFQIQIRDGNVQCLNCPEPKCTSLATPSQVKHLVDEELFARYDRLLLQSTLDLMADVVYCPRQSCGTAVMVEPDTTMGICSACQYAFCTLCKLGYHGLSHCKVTADELRNLRDEYLSATDEGKKFLEQRFGKRVIQKAVEESFSRDWLNENCKGCPRCGTNIQKVDGCNKMTCTSCRQYFCWLCLGLLSKVNPYSHFNNPHSPCYNQLFHGVDLDEEDAFWSDEED; from the exons ATGTCTGAGGACAAGGAAGCCCAGGAGGATGAGCTGCTTGCTTTAGCAAGTATCTATGATGAGGAGGAGTTCCGCCAGGCTGAGACTGCTCAGGGGGGAGAGATCCAACTCTGTCTGGAGCTCCCTCCTGATTTCAAAGTTGTTGTCAAAG GAGAGAAGAAAACTGAATATAATGTCTGCTTCTTACCTCCTTTGGTGCTCAACTTTGAGCTTCCTGCAGACTACCCGTCTACATCCGCACCAGTCTTCACTCTCAGCTCTAAATGGATGACCAAGGCACAG ATGAGCTCTCTGTGCAGACGCCTGGATGAGCTGTGGGAGGAGAACCAAGGCTGTGTGATTCTTTTCACATGGATCCAGTTCCTCAAAGAGGAGGCTCTGGACTTTCTGGCCATCCAGTCTCCTCTTGAAGTCATCAGGGGGGGAAGTAAGGCAGGTGGTGCACACAGAAAAACCGACCCAGCAGCCACAG CTTTGACAGAGGCGAGTCACTCTGAAAACgctgatgaaaagaaaagagaggtgAGCAAAGAAAAGTCTGAACCACCTCTGTCAGTGTCTTCTCAACTGGACCCGCGGGCCGTCCTGTTGATGGACCCGTGTGCCGACCTCCTACCTCAGCTCCTGGACTTTGACGAGGAGCAGCGCCAAAGGGTGTTTGACAGCAAGGTGTTCGGCTGCGGGATCTGCTTTGCAGAGAAGCTGGGCTCCAGCTGCCTCTGCTTTAAGGAGTGCCAGCATGTCTACTGCAAGGCCTGCATGACTGAATACTTCCAGATCCAAATACGGGACGGCAACGTTCAGTGCCTTAATTGCCCTGAGCCCAAATGTACCTCCTTAGCCACACCATCACAG GTGAAGCACCTGGTGGATGAGGAGCTGTTTGCCCGTTATGACCGTTTGCTGCTCCAGTCCACTCTGGACCTCATGGCCGACGTGGTCTACTGTCCCCGCCAGTCTTGCGGCACCGCTGTTATGGTGGAGCCAGACACAACCATGGGCATTTGCTCGGCCTGCCAGTATGCTTTTTGCACACTGTGCAAGCTGGGCTATCACGGTCTCTCCCACTGTAAAGTTACTGCAG ATGAATTGCGTAACCTCAGAGATGAGTACCTGTCAGCCACAGATGAGGGCAAAAAGTTCCTCGAGCAACGCTTCGGGAAGAGGGTGATCCAGAAAGCAGTGGAAGAGTCCTTTAGCAGAGACTGGCTCAACGAGAACTGCAAAGGATGCCCACGCTGTGGAACTAATATACAG AAAGTGGATGGCTGTAACAAGATGACGTGTACCTCGTGTAGACAGTACTTCTGCTGGCTGTGCCTGGGCCTCCTCAGCAAAGTCAACCCGTACAGTCACTTCAACAACCCACATTCACCCTGCTACAACCA ACTCTTCCATGGTGTGGATCTTGATGAAGAAGATGCCTTCTGGAGTGACGAGGAAGACTGA
- the endou2 gene encoding uridylate-specific endoribonuclease B, producing the protein MIESDRELSSMVQELWDNDVNRLKPGKDYRISLQGKAGDSMAINDNNDGAGYPLFTFVDENIFKKETFLAFISLLDNYVSDTGEPEIVTPEEVAENHKFLDAIIKTPTMKIAHKYLAEKNLSPEDETKFKEQLYRIWFELYARRGSSRPDSSGFEHVFVGETRGGRTVIGFHNWIQLYLQEKLGHIDYKGYSVDAHSPQPDENKHILALQFSWKDGIKPKGSIFIGVSPEFEFALYTLCFLTSPNERVKVQFSFYDVEIVCHHYNQKHIGTTYPVLIRYRIPTK; encoded by the exons ATGAttgagagtgacagagagctGTCGTCCATGGTGCAGGAGCTGTGGGACAATGACGTCAACAGACTCAAACCTGGGAAAGACTACAGGATCTCTCTGCAG GGTAAAGCTGGAGACAGCATGGCCATCAACGACAACAATGATGGAGCAGGATATCCTCTGTTTACATTTGTTGACGAGAACATTTTCAAAAAGGAGACTTTTTTAG CCTTTATCTCCCTGTTGGATAACTATGTGAGTGACACCGGCGAGCCAGAAATTGTAACCCCCGAGGAGGTGGCAGAGAACCACAAATTCCTGGACGCCATCATTAAGACTCCCACTATGAAG ATAGCTCATAAATACCTGGCAGAGAAGAACCTCTCTCCAGAGGATGAGACGAAATTCAAGGAGCAGCTGTACAGGATCTGGTTTGAACTCTATGCGAGGAGAGGATCCAGCAG ACCAGACTCCTCCGGGTTTGAACATGTGTTTGTTGGAGAGACGAGAGGAGGGCGCACTGTCATCGGCTTCCACAACTGGATCCAGCTCTACCTTCAAGAGAAGCTGGGACACATTGACTACAAAGGCTACAGCGTTGACGCACATTCACCCCAG CCAGACGAGAACAAACACATCCTGGCACTACAGTTCAGCTGGAAGGATGGTATAAAGCCCAAGGGCAGCATCTTCATCGGCGTCAGTCCCGAGTTTGAGTTTGCCCTCTACAccctctgtttcctcacttCGCCCAACGAGCGCGTCAAAGTCCAGTTCAGTTTCTACGACGTGGAGATTGTTTGCCACCACTACAACCAAAAGCACATAGGCACCACTTACCCTGTGCTTATTAGGTACCGGATACCTACAAAGTAA
- the LOC126387981 gene encoding NEDD4 family-interacting protein 1-like isoform X2 yields the protein MAEPSGRYQQLPNEEDPEESPQVAADAPPPYSSIAVDNAAYFDCKEDGAFPKPPSYNVATTLPSYDEAERTKAETTVPLVAGRDEDFVTRDDFEDADQLRIGNDGIFMLTFFMAFLFNWIGFFLSFCLTTSAAGRYGAISGFGLSLIKWILIVRFSTYFPGYFDGQYWLWWVFLVLGFLLFLRGFINYARIRKMADTFSTLPRTRVLFIY from the exons ATGGCCGAACCGAGCGGCAGATACCAGCAG cTGCCCAATGAGGAGGACCCAGAGGAGAGTCCACAGGTAGCAGCTGATGCTCCACCCCCGTACAGCAGCATCGCAGTGGACAATGCTG CCTACTTTGACTGCAAGGAAGACGGGGCTTTCCCCAAGCCTCCGTCATACAACGTAGCAACGACGCTACCTTCCTATGATGAAGCAGAAAGAACCAAGGCTGAGACTACTGTTCCCCTGGTAGCTGGAAGA GATGAAGACTTTGTGACCAGAGACGACTTTGAAGATGCCGATCAGCTGAGGATAGGAAATGACGGCATCTTCATGCTCACCTTTTTCA TGGCATTCCTGTTCAACTGGATCGGCTTcttcctgtctttctgtctgaccACCTCAGCAGCCGGCCGCTATGGAGCCATCTCGGGCTTCGGCCTCTCCCTAATCAAATGGATCCTCATAGTCAGG TTCTCCACGTACTTCCCCGGTTACTTTGATGGACAGTACTGGCTGTGGTGGGTGTTCCTGGTGTTGG GCTTTTTGCTCTTCCTTCGAGGATTCATCAACTACGCCAGAATCCGCAAGATGGCCGACACCTTCTCCACCCTGCCCCGCACCCGAGTCCTCTTCATTTACTGA
- the LOC126387981 gene encoding NEDD4 family-interacting protein 1-like isoform X1, with amino-acid sequence MAEPSGRYQQLPNEEDPEESPQVAADAPPPYSSIAVDNAAYFDCKEDGAFPKPPSYNVATTLPSYDEAERTKAETTVPLVAGRQPQHRERLETFDDVIRSSLEDEDFVTRDDFEDADQLRIGNDGIFMLTFFMAFLFNWIGFFLSFCLTTSAAGRYGAISGFGLSLIKWILIVRFSTYFPGYFDGQYWLWWVFLVLGFLLFLRGFINYARIRKMADTFSTLPRTRVLFIY; translated from the exons ATGGCCGAACCGAGCGGCAGATACCAGCAG cTGCCCAATGAGGAGGACCCAGAGGAGAGTCCACAGGTAGCAGCTGATGCTCCACCCCCGTACAGCAGCATCGCAGTGGACAATGCTG CCTACTTTGACTGCAAGGAAGACGGGGCTTTCCCCAAGCCTCCGTCATACAACGTAGCAACGACGCTACCTTCCTATGATGAAGCAGAAAGAACCAAGGCTGAGACTACTGTTCCCCTGGTAGCTGGAAGA cagcctcagcacagGGAGCGCCTGGAGACTTTTGACGATGTAATTCGCAGTTCACTGGAG GATGAAGACTTTGTGACCAGAGACGACTTTGAAGATGCCGATCAGCTGAGGATAGGAAATGACGGCATCTTCATGCTCACCTTTTTCA TGGCATTCCTGTTCAACTGGATCGGCTTcttcctgtctttctgtctgaccACCTCAGCAGCCGGCCGCTATGGAGCCATCTCGGGCTTCGGCCTCTCCCTAATCAAATGGATCCTCATAGTCAGG TTCTCCACGTACTTCCCCGGTTACTTTGATGGACAGTACTGGCTGTGGTGGGTGTTCCTGGTGTTGG GCTTTTTGCTCTTCCTTCGAGGATTCATCAACTACGCCAGAATCCGCAAGATGGCCGACACCTTCTCCACCCTGCCCCGCACCCGAGTCCTCTTCATTTACTGA